A genomic region of Candidatus Kapaibacterium sp. contains the following coding sequences:
- a CDS encoding T9SS type A sorting domain-containing protein, which produces MKRAFIYIVAVMLYCNPVWADEPDPNLLWKTENFYDRFLVHPNGNILAGKGSTGFELDGNTGEIIREFPYQLIIYDVSPDGKYISALTDQRCVIDYETEEVITRFTNENTFPQFMPDSKTLIYFVIEKIGELKGNLKLQSYNIETKRYSTSTQQISSTTSGAISVSPDGRFVATGGRFFDMDDNEYTRLILWDALTLESIKILSTKENFNSVRSIKFSPDSRLVGFQVYLDNLYIYNTDDYSLYKNYSKNSGKFPTSGFGFITNEYVALGNGYAQPPVFNLVKLNNDQIIFTKNNSSGISDYNEAKNTMIVNYGVIYCYDFEKILTGASIESEIPNPFTVEYINNTINIKNYTFGTNHINCSITDINGRVLRNMNLNPSIGELRIPIKLLSGTYFLHIKDGSKEYVSKFLVVD; this is translated from the coding sequence ATGAAACGAGCATTTATATATATAGTAGCAGTAATGCTATATTGCAACCCTGTATGGGCAGACGAACCTGACCCAAACCTACTTTGGAAGACGGAGAATTTCTATGACCGATTCCTTGTACACCCCAACGGCAATATTCTTGCAGGAAAAGGGAGTACAGGATTTGAACTGGACGGCAACACAGGTGAAATCATTAGAGAGTTCCCATATCAACTTATCATTTATGACGTAAGCCCTGATGGTAAATATATCTCAGCACTCACTGACCAAAGATGTGTAATTGACTACGAAACTGAAGAAGTCATTACACGATTTACAAATGAAAATACTTTCCCTCAATTTATGCCTGACAGCAAAACGCTTATTTATTTTGTCATAGAGAAAATCGGTGAATTAAAAGGAAATCTTAAATTACAATCATATAATATAGAAACTAAAAGATATTCAACAAGTACACAACAAATATCAAGTACAACCTCAGGGGCGATATCTGTTTCTCCTGACGGTAGATTTGTTGCAACAGGAGGTAGATTTTTTGATATGGATGACAATGAATATACACGATTAATTTTATGGGATGCTTTAACTCTTGAATCAATCAAGATTTTGAGTACAAAAGAAAACTTTAATTCAGTTCGCTCAATCAAATTCTCACCCGATTCAAGATTGGTAGGGTTTCAGGTGTATTTAGACAATTTATATATTTATAACACTGATGATTATTCTCTTTATAAAAATTATAGCAAAAATAGTGGTAAATTCCCTACTTCCGGTTTTGGTTTTATTACAAATGAATATGTTGCTTTAGGTAATGGGTATGCACAACCACCAGTTTTTAATCTTGTTAAACTAAATAATGACCAAATAATTTTCACAAAAAACAATTCATCAGGAATATCTGATTACAACGAAGCTAAAAATACAATGATAGTCAATTATGGCGTGATTTACTGTTATGATTTTGAAAAAATCTTAACGGGTGCAAGTATAGAATCAGAAATACCAAACCCGTTTACTGTTGAGTATATTAACAATACGATAAATATCAAAAATTATACGTTTGGAACAAATCATATCAATTGCAGTATAACCGACATCAATGGCAGAGTGCTTCGCAATATGAATTTGAATCCATCAATAGGTGAATTACGAATTCCCATAAAACTATTGAGTGGTACTTATTTCTTACATATCAAGGACGGAAGCAAAGAATATGTTAGTAAATTTTTGGTGGTGGATTAA
- a CDS encoding DUF6141 family protein — protein sequence MEAQLLFSEKQKFTQWWIWGIILLINSIWIVAIFVQLIGGTPFGNNPMSDVGIIITAILTILLSVFMRSIRLDTQIRSDGIYVKFFPFYLKFKKYFWYEISACYLREYKPIKEYGGWGIRGFLKNRALNVSGNQGLQLIFTDNKKLLIGTNKPDEMKQTLMNLGKLTE from the coding sequence ATGGAAGCCCAGTTATTATTTTCGGAAAAACAGAAATTCACTCAATGGTGGATTTGGGGCATTATCTTGCTGATTAACTCAATTTGGATAGTTGCAATCTTTGTCCAACTTATCGGCGGGACTCCCTTTGGCAACAACCCAATGAGCGATGTGGGTATCATAATTACTGCGATTCTAACGATTTTGCTCTCAGTATTTATGAGGTCAATCCGCTTAGATACACAAATTCGTTCAGACGGGATATACGTAAAATTTTTCCCTTTCTATCTCAAATTCAAAAAATACTTTTGGTATGAAATTTCAGCTTGTTATTTGAGAGAATACAAGCCTATAAAGGAATATGGCGGATGGGGTATACGAGGATTCCTCAAAAATAGAGCCTTAAATGTATCCGGCAACCAAGGGCTACAACTGATTTTCACCGACAACAAAAAACTTCTCATCGGCACAAACAAACCCGATGAAATGAAACAAACCTTGATGAATTTAGGGAAGTTGACGGAATGA
- a CDS encoding Omp28-related outer membrane protein, whose protein sequence is MKKSLYILLVILISATIASAQVAEVSKSIISKKTATWCGPCGTWGVELQNQVYSDNTSKAVIMEVHSSSSSALYNPHALEFQNAFPAVSSVPAWYCNGMNLTQYAQTGGIYTNSTRTRIKTVTDSTYNLKPVANAIAEYEIIDDKIKISTETKFFDDASGEFYLAVMLIEDEVVAPQAGIGNNAVHHNVFRGAVTSSVFGELISEVDITKDAIFEKNYEFTLNSNWNKDKIKPILTIWKKIDGKHTFVNASNDVLNVTSVDDLSQSAFKVYPNPASDYIMIPAIDLPSDYATVQIFDVLGVPVFSTSIDNLATSNQINVKHLPIGMYYVRFGNQTVPLQIIR, encoded by the coding sequence ATGAAAAAATCGCTCTACATTCTATTAGTCATACTAATATCGGCTACAATCGCATCTGCACAAGTCGCAGAGGTCTCTAAGTCAATCATTTCAAAGAAAACTGCAACTTGGTGCGGACCATGTGGTACTTGGGGAGTTGAGTTACAAAATCAGGTCTATTCTGATAATACTTCGAAAGCTGTTATTATGGAAGTTCATAGTTCATCTTCGAGTGCACTGTATAATCCACACGCCTTGGAATTTCAAAATGCGTTTCCGGCTGTCAGCAGTGTACCGGCATGGTATTGCAACGGAATGAACTTGACACAATATGCACAAACCGGTGGGATTTATACTAATTCAACTCGCACGAGAATAAAAACCGTAACCGATAGTACTTATAATCTCAAACCGGTAGCCAATGCCATAGCAGAGTACGAAATCATTGATGATAAAATCAAAATCTCTACCGAAACGAAATTTTTTGACGATGCTTCAGGCGAATTTTATTTAGCTGTAATGTTAATCGAAGACGAAGTCGTTGCTCCCCAAGCCGGAATAGGCAATAATGCTGTCCACCACAATGTTTTCAGAGGTGCGGTTACATCGTCGGTTTTTGGCGAATTAATAAGCGAAGTTGATATCACAAAAGATGCAATTTTTGAGAAAAATTACGAATTCACTCTAAATTCCAACTGGAATAAGGACAAAATAAAACCCATCCTTACAATTTGGAAAAAAATAGATGGGAAACATACTTTCGTCAATGCTTCAAATGATGTTTTGAATGTAACCTCTGTAGATGATTTATCGCAATCAGCTTTCAAAGTATATCCAAATCCGGCAAGCGATTATATCATGATTCCTGCCATTGATTTACCTTCTGATTATGCAACCGTGCAAATTTTCGATGTTTTAGGTGTACCGGTTTTTTCAACTTCAATTGACAACTTAGCCACGAGCAATCAAATAAATGTCAAGCATTTGCCTATAGGTATGTACTATGTTAGATTTGGTAATCAAACTGTTCCATTGCAAATTATAAGATGA
- a CDS encoding isoprenylcysteine carboxylmethyltransferase family protein, giving the protein MALKLEFEEQGLWLFKYRGILPIALLILGLALYLKTVVYPETFILRGTLYETYYVYFCLLVSLIGLAIRVYTVGFTPKNTSGRNEDEQVADTLNTTGIYSIVRHPLYLGNLFMWLGPAMLTGQFWFVIAFGLFYWVYYERIMFAEEQFLTRKFGKTYTDWADKVPAFIPNFRNSRRSNLSFSWKKVLKQEKNGLVAVFLIFAIFDASGQLVNGTSDFNYFLLAAFVVTGVLYLVLRYLKNNTSMLNESGR; this is encoded by the coding sequence ATGGCATTGAAGTTAGAATTTGAAGAACAAGGTTTGTGGCTTTTCAAGTACAGAGGCATTCTACCGATTGCTCTTTTGATATTAGGATTAGCTTTGTACCTTAAAACGGTAGTCTATCCCGAGACATTCATCCTGCGAGGAACTTTGTACGAAACATACTATGTCTATTTTTGCCTATTAGTCAGCTTAATCGGCTTGGCAATTAGGGTCTATACCGTTGGCTTCACGCCCAAAAATACTTCGGGTCGAAACGAGGACGAGCAAGTCGCAGATACTTTGAATACTACGGGAATCTATTCAATAGTCAGACATCCATTGTATTTGGGGAATTTATTCATGTGGCTTGGTCCGGCAATGTTGACGGGGCAATTTTGGTTTGTTATCGCATTCGGATTGTTTTATTGGGTGTATTACGAGAGAATTATGTTTGCTGAAGAACAGTTTCTAACACGCAAATTCGGCAAAACATATACAGATTGGGCAGACAAAGTCCCTGCATTCATACCAAATTTCCGAAATTCCCGCCGTTCCAATTTATCATTTAGCTGGAAAAAAGTACTCAAACAAGAAAAAAACGGTTTAGTTGCTGTCTTTTTGATTTTTGCAATTTTCGATGCTTCCGGTCAACTTGTCAATGGCACAAGCGATTTCAACTACTTTTTATTAGCCGCTTTTGTTGTTACAGGAGTCCTATACCTTGTACTGCGATATTTAAAAAACAATACTTCGATGCTAAACGAATCGGGAAGATAG
- the alr gene encoding alanine racemase — protein sequence MKKKLGKKVKISAVVKANAYGHGIEHIVPLFEKHGIDHFSVFYYQEAVRVYESLSGEATIMIMGWIADNDMRDTIHKGFEFYIFNVGRLKTALEIAHQLGIRAKIHLEAETGMNRTGLNLDEFNESIRLIKDNPDCVEVVGFCTHLAGAESISNHYRIQKQLKKYFKLLDVLESHEIKPKFKHVANSAAAFVYPASRLDLVRIGIMIYGFWSSTETFIQYLEKKVNKNDPLDRILGWRTQIMATKKIKAGEFVSYGISYLAQNDIVTAVLPIGYAGGYIRSLSNKGQVLLHGQLCRVIGVVNMNMIIIDITHISDVEIGDEVVIIGRQGDLEIKVGAFSDISNKLNYEVLANLPPNIDRKILSI from the coding sequence TTGAAAAAAAAACTTGGGAAAAAAGTCAAAATATCGGCTGTAGTCAAAGCCAATGCATACGGTCACGGAATTGAACACATTGTACCATTGTTTGAAAAACATGGTATTGACCATTTTTCAGTATTTTATTACCAAGAGGCTGTTCGCGTTTATGAGAGTTTGTCCGGTGAAGCTACTATTATGATTATGGGCTGGATAGCGGACAACGATATGCGAGATACTATCCATAAAGGTTTTGAATTCTACATTTTCAACGTTGGGCGATTAAAAACTGCTTTGGAAATTGCCCATCAACTTGGTATCAGAGCCAAAATCCATCTTGAAGCCGAAACAGGAATGAATCGTACAGGATTGAATTTGGATGAATTCAATGAATCAATCCGTCTGATTAAAGATAATCCCGACTGTGTAGAGGTTGTGGGTTTTTGCACTCATCTTGCAGGAGCCGAAAGTATCTCTAATCACTATAGAATTCAGAAGCAATTGAAAAAATACTTCAAATTGCTGGATGTCCTGGAATCGCATGAAATCAAGCCGAAATTCAAACATGTGGCAAATTCCGCAGCGGCATTTGTATATCCTGCTTCGAGGTTGGATTTAGTCAGAATTGGGATTATGATTTACGGCTTTTGGTCGAGCACAGAAACTTTCATCCAATATCTTGAAAAAAAAGTGAACAAAAATGACCCTTTGGATAGAATTCTCGGGTGGAGAACTCAAATCATGGCAACAAAAAAAATCAAAGCCGGCGAATTTGTCAGTTACGGAATTTCCTACCTTGCACAAAACGACATTGTAACCGCTGTTTTGCCAATCGGATACGCGGGTGGATATATCCGTTCCTTGAGCAACAAAGGGCAAGTGCTGCTTCATGGTCAACTATGCAGAGTCATTGGTGTGGTAAATATGAATATGATAATTATTGATATTACTCATATTTCGGACGTCGAAATTGGAGACGAAGTTGTAATCATCGGTCGTCAAGGTGACTTAGAGATTAAGGTTGGTGCATTCAGCGATATCAGCAACAAACTTAATTATGAAGTTTTGGCAAATTTGCCGCCAAACATTGACAGAAAGATTTTGAGTATTTAA
- a CDS encoding amidohydrolase yields the protein MKNKKITDLRHWLHKHPELSHKEFQTVERISDFINAASPDEIISLGSTGKAFVFNGKEKGKTLMFRAELDALPISEESSLEYASQNSNVAHSCGHDGHMAIVAGLALKIAEKRPEKGRVILLFQPAEEVGEGAREIVNDPAFNAIAPDYIFALHNIPGVEINHILLKSDTFAAASKGMTVKLFGKTSHAAEPENGISPVYAIQHIIKNLSELASDKSLFRDMILLTFIHIRMGEIAFGTSPGYAEIMITLRAFDNDDMDFLTRQSEQIISKITQDEKLKFEISYSEVFPAVVNQDDCVKLVVQAAKENNLVIKNLKTPFKWSEDFSYFTQNHHGCMFGLGAGVNQAQLHNSDYDFPDELLESGINMFFSIYNKINF from the coding sequence ATGAAAAATAAAAAAATAACAGACTTGAGACATTGGCTTCACAAGCATCCTGAACTTTCACACAAGGAATTCCAAACTGTTGAGCGAATTTCCGATTTTATAAATGCAGCCTCGCCCGATGAAATTATTTCACTTGGCTCCACAGGGAAAGCATTCGTATTCAATGGTAAGGAAAAGGGCAAAACCCTGATGTTCAGAGCCGAACTCGATGCCTTGCCAATATCTGAAGAATCATCGCTTGAGTATGCCTCACAAAATTCCAATGTTGCACATTCTTGCGGGCATGACGGACACATGGCTATAGTTGCCGGGCTTGCTTTGAAAATCGCAGAAAAAAGACCCGAAAAGGGGAGAGTTATCTTGCTTTTTCAGCCTGCAGAAGAAGTTGGTGAAGGTGCTCGTGAAATCGTCAATGACCCTGCTTTCAATGCTATTGCTCCGGATTATATTTTTGCGCTGCATAATATTCCGGGTGTCGAAATAAATCATATACTACTCAAATCTGATACTTTTGCTGCCGCATCAAAAGGGATGACTGTAAAACTTTTCGGGAAAACTTCTCATGCAGCAGAACCTGAAAACGGCATTAGCCCTGTTTATGCAATTCAGCACATAATAAAAAATCTTTCCGAATTAGCCTCAGACAAAAGTCTATTTCGTGACATGATTTTGCTTACATTTATTCACATTCGGATGGGCGAAATCGCTTTCGGGACAAGTCCCGGCTATGCTGAAATCATGATTACTTTACGCGCTTTTGATAATGATGATATGGATTTTTTGACCCGCCAATCTGAGCAAATTATCTCGAAAATAACTCAAGATGAAAAACTCAAGTTTGAGATTTCATATAGCGAAGTGTTTCCGGCTGTTGTCAATCAAGACGATTGTGTGAAATTAGTCGTCCAAGCTGCTAAGGAGAATAATCTTGTTATAAAAAATCTAAAAACGCCTTTCAAATGGTCGGAAGATTTCTCATATTTCACACAAAATCATCACGGTTGTATGTTTGGCTTAGGTGCCGGAGTTAATCAAGCACAGCTTCATAACAGTGATTACGACTTCCCTGACGAATTATTAGAATCGGGAATTAACATGTTTTTCTCTATTTACAACAAAATAAATTTTTAA
- a CDS encoding sodium:solute symporter family protein, with protein MSLIDICIFIVYFALMLGVGIYFFKKNKNVEDYYVGGRSLGSWHIGLSVVATDVGGGFSIGLGGLGFTIGLAGSWMLFTGLIGAWLSAIFLIPIISKISTKHKFFTLPQIFEHFYNSKVALIAGIISAIGYIGFTSSQLLAGAKLASATFVEIDLVTALIIMGVIAVVYTGIGGLKAVIYTDTIQWIILMSGLILIGIPIAYNAIGGFDAIRATLGGEFLSFSNVTWQQIVNWGVTIIPIWFVGMTLYQRIFASRSEKEAKKAWFIAGLFEWPIMAFMGVTLGLFSRVAFENGMFAELGYAAGSVMDAEMGLPVLLNTVLPVGLLGIMLSAYFSAILSTADSCLMAASGNVQTDILGKLFKFKTDTKSHLRSSQFITIGIGVLALLLASVMTNVLELMLYSYAFMVSGLFVPILVGLYGSKPNPNAAIAAMILGGSTTVALVIANIKLPFDLDANIFGILTSAIIYFGVDSLYKNNNEK; from the coding sequence ATGAGTTTAATTGATATTTGCATTTTCATTGTTTACTTCGCCTTAATGCTCGGAGTAGGCATCTATTTCTTCAAAAAGAACAAAAACGTCGAAGACTACTATGTAGGCGGTCGCTCACTTGGCAGTTGGCATATTGGCTTATCCGTAGTCGCCACAGATGTTGGTGGTGGCTTTTCAATCGGACTTGGCGGATTAGGCTTTACGATTGGTTTAGCAGGCTCGTGGATGCTTTTTACCGGATTAATCGGTGCATGGCTTAGTGCAATTTTCTTAATTCCAATCATTAGCAAAATTTCTACCAAACATAAATTTTTCACTCTACCACAGATTTTCGAGCATTTTTACAACAGTAAGGTTGCATTGATTGCCGGAATAATTTCTGCCATCGGATATATCGGCTTTACAAGTTCCCAATTGTTAGCCGGTGCAAAATTAGCTTCTGCAACATTTGTCGAAATTGATTTGGTAACTGCCCTTATAATTATGGGAGTTATTGCCGTTGTTTACACAGGGATTGGCGGCTTGAAAGCTGTGATTTATACCGATACAATTCAATGGATTATCCTTATGTCCGGATTGATTTTAATCGGAATCCCGATTGCATATAATGCTATTGGTGGATTTGATGCAATTAGAGCAACTCTCGGTGGGGAATTTTTGTCATTTTCAAATGTTACCTGGCAACAGATTGTTAATTGGGGAGTTACAATTATCCCGATTTGGTTTGTCGGGATGACATTATACCAAAGGATATTTGCCTCCAGAAGCGAAAAAGAGGCTAAGAAAGCTTGGTTTATAGCCGGGTTATTCGAATGGCCCATAATGGCGTTTATGGGTGTGACGCTTGGATTATTTTCTCGAGTCGCATTCGAAAACGGGATGTTTGCCGAACTTGGCTATGCGGCAGGCTCCGTAATGGATGCCGAGATGGGATTGCCGGTGTTGTTGAACACAGTTTTGCCGGTCGGGCTTTTGGGCATTATGCTGTCAGCGTATTTTTCAGCCATATTATCAACTGCCGATAGCTGTCTAATGGCGGCTTCCGGGAATGTTCAAACTGATATTTTAGGCAAACTCTTCAAGTTTAAAACTGACACGAAATCGCATTTGCGTTCTTCACAATTTATTACGATTGGAATCGGTGTGTTGGCTTTGTTGCTTGCATCGGTGATGACAAATGTGCTTGAATTAATGCTTTATTCTTATGCTTTTATGGTGTCGGGATTGTTTGTTCCTATTTTAGTTGGATTATACGGAAGTAAACCAAACCCTAACGCAGCAATTGCGGCAATGATTCTTGGTGGAAGCACGACTGTAGCATTGGTAATTGCAAATATCAAGTTACCATTCGATTTAGATGCCAATATTTTCGGGATTCTAACTTCAGCTATTATATATTTTGGGGTGGATTCTCTTTATAAAAATAATAATGAAAAATAA
- a CDS encoding VOC family protein, translating into MTVINVYLNFKGNCEEAFNFYKSVLGGEFSYVGRFGEMPPQEGMPPMPPEMANQIMHISLPISKETILMGSDTAGEWAPQFLQGNNFSVSIDTDSKDNADRLFNGLSAGGQVIMPMADVFWGSYFGMFTDKFGVNWMVSYSTE; encoded by the coding sequence ATGACTGTAATAAACGTTTACCTTAACTTTAAGGGTAATTGCGAAGAAGCTTTCAATTTCTATAAATCAGTTCTTGGCGGCGAATTTTCTTATGTCGGCAGATTCGGTGAAATGCCGCCACAGGAAGGAATGCCACCAATGCCACCCGAAATGGCTAATCAAATAATGCACATTTCATTACCTATTAGCAAGGAAACAATCTTGATGGGTAGCGACACAGCTGGTGAATGGGCTCCACAATTTTTGCAAGGCAATAATTTCTCTGTTTCAATCGATACCGATAGCAAAGACAATGCAGACCGCTTATTCAATGGGCTTTCAGCCGGTGGACAAGTGATAATGCCAATGGCAGATGTTTTTTGGGGCTCTTATTTCGGTATGTTCACTGACAAATTCGGCGTGAATTGGATGGTAAGTTACAGTACGGAATAA
- a CDS encoding DUF4199 domain-containing protein: MNNYKIELKWAIIYCVLVLLWMTMEVLLGLHGEHIDLHLVTTMFFLVPMIILYIFALLDKKKNYYDGNMTYMKGFATVVIITVIIVLLSPLTQYITSEFITPDFFNNAIEYATSTAQMTHEQAQAHFNLTNYMIQGFFGSLVVGVLFSAIIAIFIRTKSDKYVQKVSDN, from the coding sequence ATGAATAATTATAAAATTGAATTGAAATGGGCAATCATTTATTGTGTGTTAGTGCTTTTGTGGATGACAATGGAAGTATTGCTTGGGCTGCATGGCGAGCATATAGACTTACACTTGGTTACAACCATGTTCTTCTTGGTGCCGATGATAATTTTATACATTTTCGCATTGCTCGACAAAAAGAAAAATTATTACGACGGTAATATGACTTATATGAAAGGTTTTGCTACCGTAGTTATTATTACAGTGATTATTGTTCTTCTCAGCCCTCTTACTCAATACATTACATCCGAATTCATTACACCGGATTTCTTCAACAATGCTATTGAATACGCAACTTCTACAGCTCAGATGACTCATGAGCAAGCTCAAGCACACTTTAATTTGACAAACTATATGATTCAGGGCTTTTTCGGTTCATTAGTCGTTGGTGTATTGTTTAGTGCTATAATTGCTATTTTCATACGTACAAAATCAGATAAATATGTTCAAAAAGTATCTGACAATTAA
- a CDS encoding VOC family protein, giving the protein MQVNPVNWFEIYVQDINRAQHFYQTVLNVEMMNLDVPSESDEVFKMVSFPYEENGPNATGALVQFAGVPSGSNSTLVYFDCEDCATEQSRVESAGGKIIKEKFAIGMYGFCAICLDTEGNAFGLHSMK; this is encoded by the coding sequence ATTCAAGTAAACCCGGTAAATTGGTTCGAAATTTACGTTCAAGATATTAACAGAGCTCAACATTTTTATCAAACTGTTTTAAATGTAGAGATGATGAATTTAGACGTCCCATCGGAAAGTGACGAAGTATTTAAAATGGTTTCTTTCCCGTATGAAGAAAATGGTCCCAATGCGACCGGTGCACTTGTCCAATTTGCGGGTGTCCCTTCGGGTAGTAATAGCACTTTGGTTTATTTCGATTGCGAAGATTGTGCTACCGAGCAAAGCCGTGTCGAAAGTGCAGGCGGTAAAATTATTAAAGAAAAATTTGCAATTGGAATGTATGGATTTTGTGCTATTTGTCTGGATACCGAAGGAAATGCTTTCGGCTTACACTCAATGAAATAA
- a CDS encoding N-acetyltransferase family protein: MEIRKANISDLGAITEIYNQAILTKNATADIFPIEANSRVDWFNEHTPDKYPIFVAVIENQVVGWISLSPYRKGRAALRYTAEVSYYLHADFQGRKIGSQLLEFVINECPKYQIKTLFSIILEHNIVSIKLMKKFGFEQWAYLPNVADFDGVEYGQVYYGRRVCD, translated from the coding sequence TTGGAAATCAGAAAAGCAAACATCAGTGATTTGGGTGCAATAACCGAAATTTATAATCAGGCAATACTCACCAAGAATGCGACTGCTGATATATTTCCTATAGAAGCTAATAGTCGCGTTGATTGGTTCAATGAACATACACCCGATAAGTACCCGATTTTTGTCGCTGTTATCGAGAATCAAGTCGTAGGTTGGATTTCGCTAAGTCCATACAGAAAGGGTAGAGCGGCATTGCGTTACACAGCTGAAGTTAGCTACTACCTTCATGCCGATTTTCAGGGTCGCAAAATTGGCAGCCAATTGTTAGAATTTGTGATAAACGAATGTCCGAAATATCAAATCAAAACATTATTTTCAATCATACTCGAGCATAATATCGTTAGTATCAAATTAATGAAAAAATTCGGCTTTGAGCAATGGGCTTATTTGCCGAATGTGGCAGATTTCGATGGTGTGGAATATGGGCAAGTTTATTATGGAAGAAGAGTTTGTGATTAG
- a CDS encoding methylated-DNA--[protein]-cysteine S-methyltransferase produces the protein MIKTIRFDTKLGEMLACATADGLCLLEFTDRRILEWEFKDISKRLNDAIEPGENEHLKQIRAEIAEYMEGKRKHFNVPLVPLGTEFQQSVWKVLQKIPYGDTWSYLQLANKISNPNAVRAVASANGFNKIGIVIPCHRVLGSNGKLIGYGGGLERKKWLLDLESHNALF, from the coding sequence ATGATTAAAACTATCAGATTCGACACTAAACTGGGTGAAATGTTAGCCTGTGCTACTGCTGACGGGCTGTGTCTATTAGAATTTACTGACCGCAGAATACTTGAGTGGGAATTTAAAGATATATCCAAAAGGTTGAATGATGCGATTGAACCCGGTGAAAATGAACACCTCAAACAAATCCGCGCTGAAATAGCTGAATATATGGAAGGAAAACGGAAGCATTTCAATGTCCCTTTAGTGCCTCTCGGTACTGAATTCCAACAATCGGTTTGGAAGGTTTTGCAAAAAATTCCATATGGTGATACTTGGAGTTATCTACAACTTGCCAATAAAATTAGCAACCCGAATGCAGTCAGAGCAGTTGCCTCTGCAAATGGTTTTAACAAGATTGGGATTGTAATTCCTTGCCATCGAGTTCTTGGTAGCAATGGGAAATTGATAGGCTATGGTGGAGGATTGGAACGCAAGAAATGGCTTCTGGATTTAGAATCTCACAATGCTTTATTCTAA
- a CDS encoding DinB family protein: MFIEYKKNVEDTFKDLQLLFDDEVSIRHNPKKWTKKEILGHLCDSAINNYYRFMHLQNAKEPFEIIEYKQRTWVDYADYQNRNWDDICSFWYLLNSSIITILQNSYSSNSSKSVIIEGEVKTFEFLVEDYYVHMNHHLKQIFTNT, encoded by the coding sequence ATGTTTATTGAATACAAAAAAAATGTCGAAGATACATTTAAGGATCTGCAACTGCTTTTCGACGATGAAGTAAGCATAAGACATAATCCTAAGAAGTGGACTAAGAAAGAAATTCTTGGACATCTTTGCGATTCGGCTATTAATAATTATTACCGATTTATGCACTTGCAAAATGCAAAGGAGCCATTTGAAATCATTGAATACAAACAACGCACTTGGGTTGATTATGCTGACTATCAAAACAGAAATTGGGATGATATTTGTTCTTTCTGGTATCTCTTGAATTCTTCGATTATTACAATACTCCAGAATTCGTATAGTTCAAATTCCTCAAAATCTGTAATTATTGAAGGTGAAGTTAAAACCTTCGAATTTCTGGTCGAAGATTATTATGTTCATATGAACCATCACTTGAAACAGATATTTACCAATACATAG